Proteins encoded within one genomic window of Sphingomonas sp. NBWT7:
- a CDS encoding MaoC family dehydratase: MQYFEDIAIGAKASFGAYQVTREEVIDFASRYDPQPFHLSDEAAAATHFGRLSASGWHTCAMVMSMIVANLKNNKQAGLGSPGVDELRWLKPVYPGDTLRCETEVFEKRQSQSRPEMGIFKSRMTVFNQDDVAVMSMVSNGLIATRPAA, encoded by the coding sequence ATGCAGTATTTCGAGGATATCGCAATCGGCGCGAAGGCGAGCTTCGGTGCCTATCAGGTGACGCGTGAGGAAGTGATCGACTTCGCCTCGCGCTACGATCCGCAGCCCTTCCATCTCTCCGATGAGGCGGCGGCGGCGACGCATTTCGGGCGACTTTCGGCGAGCGGCTGGCACACCTGCGCGATGGTCATGTCGATGATCGTCGCCAATCTGAAAAACAACAAGCAGGCAGGGCTTGGTTCGCCCGGCGTCGACGAGCTGCGTTGGTTGAAGCCCGTCTACCCGGGCGACACGTTACGCTGCGAGACGGAGGTTTTCGAAAAGCGACAATCGCAGTCTCGCCCGGAGATGGGTATTTTCAAGAGCCGGATGACCGTATTCAATCAGGACGATGTCGCGGTCATGTCGATGGTGTCCAACGGCTTGATCGCCACACGCCCCGCAGCCTGA